The window TCTCAAGCGCCGCTAAGTGATTAAAGGGAGGCTCACTCAGCAAAGGAGGGCGAATGCATTTTATTTCTTCAAACGATTTAATCACACAACTGCAATGGCGCTATGCCACAAAATCTTTTGATTCATCCAAAAAAATTCCGGAGGACCAATGGAAGGCCCTCTGCCAAAGTCTGATATTCAGTCCTTCTTCTTATGGTCTGCAACCCTGGAAATTTTTGATTGTGCAAAATCAGGAACTCAGAAAAAAACTGCGCGCACATTCCTGGAATCAAGCTCAAGTCGAAGAAGCTTGTCACTATGTGGTTCTTTGTTATTTGAAGGATATTGACGAAGCCCATGTCGAAAAATTTATCCGACGTATGTGCGAGGTTCGCGGAATTTCAGAAGACAGCATCCTCAC is drawn from Deltaproteobacteria bacterium and contains these coding sequences:
- a CDS encoding NAD(P)H-dependent oxidoreductase — protein: MHFISSNDLITQLQWRYATKSFDSSKKIPEDQWKALCQSLIFSPSSYGLQPWKFLIVQNQELRKKLRAHSWNQAQVEEACHYVVLCYLKDIDEAHVEKFIRRMCEVRGISEDSILTYKNLVVGNVTKGNQVKDKNAWAARQCYIALGFLMQSAALMGIDTCPMEGIDPEKYDEILDLKNSP